The following coding sequences are from one Lolium rigidum isolate FL_2022 chromosome 6, APGP_CSIRO_Lrig_0.1, whole genome shotgun sequence window:
- the LOC124662076 gene encoding uncharacterized protein LOC124662076 — protein MATLATRPDLLLVALRRSRPRTLRARAGAAAPRVRGAPVPPRATRPRRVFLGLGVAFVDQLASMVSSGVPSRSFVAAARPRQGVSPVEEILKNVEWPDEFPFKPDDFSRFDESSDAEFYSAPRFVTHIDDQAIRALTKYYSQALPPSNSPGVAILDMCSSWVSHYPPGYKQEKIIGMGMNEAELQKNPVLTEYVVQDLNVNPKLPFEDNTFDVITNVVSVDYLNKPMDVFKEMRRILKPSGLAIMSFSNRCFWTKAISIWTSTGDADHAWIVGAYFHYTGGFEAPEAIDISPNPGQTDPMYIVCSRKKTA, from the exons ATGGCCACCCTCGCGACACGCCCcgacctcctcctcgtcgctctgAGAAGGTCCCGCCCTAGGACGCTTCGCGCccgcgccggagccgccgccccaCGCGTCCGCGGCGCTCCCGTGCCACCGCGGGCCACGCGGCCGCGGCGCGTCTTCCTCGGCCTCGGCGTCGCATTTGTCGACCAGCTCGCCTCCATGGTCTCGAGCGGCGTTCCGTCCCGCTCGTTCGTCgccgcggcgcggccaaggcaggGGGTCTCCCCGGTCGAAGAG ATTTTGAAGAACGTGGAGTGGCCGGACGAGTTCCCCTTCAAGCCCGACGACTTCAGCCGCTTCGACGA ATCATCAGATGCCGAGTTCTACTCAGCTCCCCGTTTCGTCACGCACATTGATGACCAAGCAATCAGGGCTCTCACAAAATACTACTCCCAAGCTCTTCCTCCAAGCAACTCTCCAGGCGTGGCCATCCTGGATATGTGCAGTAGCTGg GTGAGCCATTACCCACCCGGGTACAAGCAAGAGAAGATCATTGGGATGGGTATGAATGAAGCCGAGCTCCAAAAGAATCCG GTTTTGAcagagtatgttgtgcaagacctCAATGTGAACCCAAAGCTTCCTTTCGAGGATAACACTTTCGATGTTATAACCAACGTG GTTAGTGTAGACTACTTGAACAAACCAATGGATGTATTTAAGGAGATGCGACGAATCCTTAAACCATCTGGATTAGCTATCATGAG TTTTTCAAATCGCTGCTTCTGGACAAAAGCTATATCTATCTGGACATCAACTGGTGATGCTGATCATGCTTGGATAGTTGGTGCTTACTTCCATTATACTGGAGGTTTTGAGGCCCCTGAG GCAATTGATATATCTCCCAATCCAGGACAAACAGATCCGATGTACATTGTGTGCTCCAGAAAGAAAACAGCTTAG